A single window of Nicotiana tomentosiformis chromosome 1, ASM39032v3, whole genome shotgun sequence DNA harbors:
- the LOC138907034 gene encoding uncharacterized mitochondrial protein AtMg00810-like: protein MLGCKPCATQIASGSKLSALDGTPPSDPQAYRSTVGALQYITLTRPDLSYAVNHACQFMANPITVHDQCLKRILRYLKGTLHYIMVLDFLIALSQHFFLLLLCGAGCPTIRRSTTGFCIYFGDNLISWGSKKKPTVARASAEAEYKALAITASEI, encoded by the coding sequence ATGCTTGGTTGCAAACCTTGTGCTACACAAATTGCTTCCGGTTCTAAACTTTCAGCTTTGGATGGTACACCTCCCTCTGATCCTCAGGCCTATCGGAGTACTGTTGGTGCTCTCCAATATATCACTCTCACTCGACCGGACCTCAGCTATGCTGTTAATCATGCCTGCCAGTTTATGGCCAATCCCATCACTGTTCATGATCAGTGTCTTAAACGCATTTTAAGGTATTTGAAAGGCACTCTCCATTATATTATGGTCTTAGATTTCCTCATCGCCCTATCTCAACACTTTTTTTTGTTACTCTTATGCGGGGCTGGTTGTCCAACAATTCGTCGCTCAACCACTGGATTCTGCATTTACTTTGGTGACAATCTAATTTCTTGGGGCTCTAAAAAGAAACCAACAGTTGCCCGTGCTAGTGCAGAAGCTGAATACAAAGCGTTAGCTATCACTGCTTCTGAAATTTGA